One window of Amaranthus tricolor cultivar Red isolate AtriRed21 chromosome 13, ASM2621246v1, whole genome shotgun sequence genomic DNA carries:
- the LOC130797538 gene encoding berberine bridge enzyme-like 13 has protein sequence MTLSIFTYLFAFLLIFSLFSNVANSSNDNQANFLHCLSKNISPPNPFPTSCYTPSNASFASILNSTANNLRYLLPSVEKPQLIYMPLDESHVQAAVICAKNLGIQLRVRSGGHDYEGVSYASEMGDPFVVVDLSKLRSVIVNIDDNSAWVEAGATTGELYYRISEQSKVHGFPAGLCTSLGIGGHITGGAYGSMMRKYGLGVDNVIDVRLVDPNGKILDRESMGEDLFWAVRGGGGGSFGVILAWKVKLVPVPETVTTFTVPRTLEQGLTKLLYRWQQIADKLDENLFIRVEIMPGTHPNSTEKTVQALFNALYLGSGNQLMQTMARSFPELGLTHMDCNEMSWIESVVYIGGYPTGTTPDVLLQGKPLFRNYFKAKSDFVREPIPEAGLEGLWKKLLETDSYIMIWNPYGGMMSRVPESETPFPHRKGTIYKIQYVSTWQDAGEASENKNMAWIRDLYDYMEPYVSQNPREAYVNYRDLDLGMNKDGDTNVNDARTWGLKYFKNNFDRLVKIKTKFDPENFFRHEQSIPPLPLHSKKIKKDKKFHFHKVGKHHKKDGC, from the coding sequence ATGACTCTTTCAATCTTTACATACCTCTTTGCATTTCTCCTAATATTTTCACTTTTTTCAAATGTAGCAAACTCATCAAATGACAATCAAGCAAACTTTCTTCATTGTCTTTCAAAAAACATTAGTCCACCAAACCCATTTCCTACATCATGTTACACCCCAAGTAACGCTTCCTTTGCTTCTATCCTTAACTCAACTGCTAACAATCTAAGGTACTTATTACCTTCAGTTGAAAAACCCCAGCTAATCTATATGCCTTTAGATGAATCCCATGTACAAGCAGCTGTTATATGTGCCAAAAACCTTGGGATTCAACTAAGGGTTAGAAGCGGGGGCCACGACTACGAGGGTGTGTCCTATGCCTCTGAGATGGGGGACCCGTTTGTGGTTGTCGACTTGTCGAAACTTCGATCTGTCATTGTCAATATCGATGATAATAGTGCGTGGGTTGAGGCGGGTGCAACTACAGGGGAGTTGTATTACAGGATATCAGAGCAGAGTAAAGTGCACGGTTTTCCTGCAGGACTATGCACAAGTTTGGGTATAGGAGGCCATATTACTGGTGGGGCTTATGGCTCTATGATGAGAAAATATGGCCTAGGTGTCGATAATGTGATCGATGTTCGTTTAGTCGATCCAAATGGGAAAATTCTAGACCGGGAATCGATGGGGGAGGACTTGTTTTGGGCTGTTCGAGGCGGTGGTGGAGGTAGTTTTGGTGTAATTCTTGCTTGGAAGGTAAAACTTGTTCCTGTACCTGAAACTGTAACAACTTTTACAGTTCCAAGGACATTGGAACAAGGTTTGACTAAACTTTTGTATAGATGGCAGCAAATTGCTGATAAACTTGATGAAAATCTTTTCATCAGGGTAGAAATTATGCCAGGCACACATCCAAACAGTACTGAAAAAACCGTGCAAGCCTTATTTAACGCGCTGTATTTAGGCAGCGGAAATCAACTTATGCAAACCATGGCTAGGAGTTTCCCTGAATTGGGATTAACCCACATGGATTGTAATGAAATGAGTTGGATTGAGTCAGTTGTTTACATTGGAGGGTACCCTACAGGGACTACCCCTGATGTTTTACTCCAAGGGAAGCCCTTATTTAGGAACTACTTTAAGGCCAAATCTGACTTTGTTAGAGAACCGATTCCTGAAGCTGGACTTGAAGGACTATGGAAGAAGCTATTGGAGACTGACAGTTATATCATGATATGGAACCCATATGGTGGGATGATGAGTAGAGTACCGGAATCTGAAACCCCATTTCCTCATAGGAAAGGAACGATATACAAGATCCAATATGTTTCGACTTGGCAAGACGCAGGCGAGGCTAGCGAGAATAAGAACATGGCTTGGATTAGGGACTTATATGATTATATGGAACCTTATGTCTCACAAAATCCTAGGGAAGCTTATGTCAATTATAGGGATCTTGATTTGGGGATGAACAAAGATGGTGATACTAATGTTAATGACGCTAGAACTTGGGGATTgaagtattttaaaaataattttgataggTTAGTGAAAATTAAGACAAAATTTGACCCCGAAAACTTTTTTAGGCATGAGCAAAGTATTCCTCCTCTTCCTTTACACAGCAAGAAGATTAAGAAGGACAAAAAATTTCACTTCCATaaggttgggaaacatcataaAAAAGACGGGTGTTAG